Within Myxococcus fulvus, the genomic segment GGCACTCGTCCGGGGCGCGCCTTGCGCCCGGGTGAGGCCCGCACGCACGAGGACGCGTCATGAAGGACGACTTGAAGATTGCCGTGGTGGGTGCCACCGGCGTGGTGGGCCGCGAGGTGCTGGCCGCGTTGTACGCGCGTGACGTGCCCGCCGAGCAGGTGCGGGCCTTCGGCTCCGAGCGCTCGAAGGGGCTGGAGGTGGAGTACGGCGAGGACTCCATCGAGGTGGAGCGCGCCGCGCCGGACGTCTTCCGCGGCGTGGGACTGGTGCTGCTGGCCACGCCCGCCGAGGCGTCCCGCACGCTGGCGCCCGCGGCGCAGGCCTCCGGCGCGTGGGTGGTGGATATCAGCTCCGCGTTCCGCAGCGACGGCAACGTGCCCCTGGTGCTGCCGGGCTTCAACACGGAGGCGCTGGCGCAGGTGACGAAGGGCCGGCTGGTGTGTCTGCCGGGCGCCGTCACCACCGCGGCGGTGCACGTGGTGGAGCCGTTGCGTCGGGCCTTCGGCGTGGTGCGCGCGCAGGTGACGGCGATGATGGGCGTGTCCAGCGCGGGCGTGCGCGGCGTGGCGGAGCTGGAGAAGCAGACCGCGGACCTGCTGTCCGGGCGCGAGCCGGAGCCGCACGCGTTCCCCCACCGCGTGGGCTTCAACCTGGTGCCGCAGGTGGGCGGCTTCATGGTGAACTCGCCGTGGACGGAGGAGGAGGCG encodes:
- a CDS encoding aspartate-semialdehyde dehydrogenase; amino-acid sequence: MKDDLKIAVVGATGVVGREVLAALYARDVPAEQVRAFGSERSKGLEVEYGEDSIEVERAAPDVFRGVGLVLLATPAEASRTLAPAAQASGAWVVDISSAFRSDGNVPLVLPGFNTEALAQVTKGRLVCLPGAVTTAAVHVVEPLRRAFGVVRAQVTAMMGVSSAGVRGVAELEKQTADLLSGREPEPHAFPHRVGFNLVPQVGGFMVNSPWTEEEAGWTLEAARLFASRGEAPVLAGTAVQVPSFYGHGLSLHVQLKKAGPVEQVRAALKTSPSLKVLDAPGERIYPMPMLVTSDPTVHVGRVRAFPQAPEWVTLFAAVDNATRGAALNLVEAGLKLVERPV